From the Leishmania mexicana MHOM/GT/2001/U1103 complete genome, chromosome 14 genome, the window ATGCAGACAAACCACAGACCACTGCTGGTTACCGACATCCACCCATGCCAGCAGTACAGCATGACGGTGACGTGGTGATACCAGTGGAGGAAGATGACGGGCTTCTTCTGAAAGACAAGGAGGGCGGTGTCGAGCATCTCCAGGATCTTGCTGAACATGAAGGCCAGGCAAAGAAGTCCCGAGATGTTGCGGCGGTACATGTCATCCTTGAAGACGCAGATTGACGTATCCAGAGAGCCGCGTACGGTTACAGCATCTACACCCTCGCGGAACCCAGGCGGGATGACGATGTTGCGGCGCATGCCCGGTGTCATGCTTGCAACATATCGCAGCGTGCTCGGCTCCAACCCGCTGATCGCGGGCGCCGTCACCAACTCATACAGCCGTGGTACACAGTAGTAGACGCCaacgaaggagaagagagacagaagCAAATTCCACACGATGCTTATGGTGCGCAGGTTGTAGGCGGGGCGGTTCTTCATAAAGGTTTCGCTCACGAcatggacgaggaggaggtacaGTGCCGTGGCGACGATAGGGATGTCGATGTGGTCCTCCACCCAGCGATCCATGTACGGGAAGTCGACGGCGTCCGCCATGGCCTGCAGGTGTCTCGTAAGAATGTCCATTTTTTTCTATTCGTTATGCTTCACAAGCTCGgtccgcgtgtgcgtgcgtgg encodes:
- a CDS encoding putative fatty acid elongase, encoding MDILTRHLQAMADAVDFPYMDRWVEDHIDIPIVATALYLLLVHVVSETFMKNRPAYNLRTISIVWNLLLSLFSFVGVYYCVPRLYELVTAPAISGLEPSTLRYVASMTPGMRRNIVIPPGFREGVDAVTVRGSLDTSICVFKDDMYRRNISGLLCLAFMFSKILEMLDTALLVFQKKPVIFLHWYHHVTVMLYCWHGWMSVTSSGLWFVCMNYGVHSIMYFYYFLAACGYRKYVRLVAPLITFLQIAQMVVGTIIAVYVFYMDQFGGGCDCRSSNAKLALMMYVSYVILFSNLFRSRYIKKTSRSAAPSTLPVMLNNDYKKYE